A single window of Cytobacillus dafuensis DNA harbors:
- the hisS gene encoding histidine--tRNA ligase yields the protein MSIRIPRGTQDILPGEIEKWHFIEEKAREICKKFHYREIRTPIFEHTELFLRSVGDTTDIVQKEMYTFEDRGERSLTLRPEGTAAVVRSYVENKMYGDPNQPVKLYYMGPMFRYERPQSGRYRQFVQFGVEAIGSNDPAIDAEVIAVAMSLYKELGLKKLKLIINSLGDRESRAAHREALVNHFKPSIGDFCSDCQNRLEKNPMRILDCKLDREHELMKTAPSIIDYLNEDSKKYFKKVQQYLTDLGIEFEVDSNLVRGLDYYNHTAFEIMSEAEGFGAITTLCGGGRYNGLTEELGGPEAPGIGFAMSIERFIAALDAEQITLPIKEEIDCYLVSLGEEAKDYTVGLLQKLRLSGFSAERDYLDRKIKAQFKAADRLNAKYVAILGEDELKENKINLKSMETGEQSEIALDSFIEKFSELNK from the coding sequence ATGTCAATTCGAATACCAAGAGGTACACAAGATATACTCCCAGGAGAAATTGAAAAATGGCATTTTATAGAAGAAAAAGCAAGAGAGATATGTAAAAAATTCCATTATCGTGAAATCAGAACACCGATTTTTGAACATACCGAGTTATTTTTACGAAGTGTTGGAGATACGACTGATATTGTGCAAAAAGAAATGTATACATTTGAAGATCGTGGAGAGAGAAGCTTAACATTAAGGCCGGAAGGAACAGCTGCAGTTGTTCGCTCCTATGTCGAAAATAAAATGTATGGTGATCCGAATCAGCCTGTAAAGCTTTATTATATGGGGCCCATGTTCCGATATGAACGTCCACAGTCAGGAAGATACCGCCAGTTTGTCCAGTTTGGCGTTGAAGCGATAGGAAGTAATGATCCGGCCATTGATGCAGAAGTGATTGCGGTAGCGATGTCTCTTTATAAGGAATTAGGATTAAAAAAGCTAAAGTTAATCATTAATAGCTTGGGAGATAGGGAAAGCAGAGCAGCACACAGAGAAGCTTTAGTAAATCACTTTAAACCGAGCATTGGCGATTTTTGCTCTGATTGTCAAAATAGATTAGAGAAAAATCCAATGCGTATTCTAGACTGCAAGCTGGACCGTGAACATGAGCTTATGAAAACAGCTCCTTCAATTATTGATTACTTAAACGAGGATTCCAAAAAATACTTTAAAAAAGTACAACAGTATTTAACTGATCTTGGTATTGAATTCGAGGTAGATTCAAATCTAGTTCGCGGTCTGGATTACTATAACCATACTGCTTTTGAAATTATGAGCGAGGCGGAAGGTTTTGGCGCCATAACAACTCTTTGTGGAGGCGGTCGCTATAACGGTCTTACTGAAGAGCTAGGTGGCCCTGAGGCACCTGGAATCGGTTTTGCGATGAGTATTGAACGATTTATCGCAGCATTAGATGCAGAGCAAATAACGCTTCCAATCAAGGAAGAAATCGATTGCTATCTCGTTTCACTAGGCGAAGAAGCGAAAGATTATACGGTAGGATTGCTGCAGAAGCTTCGTCTTTCAGGCTTTTCTGCTGAAAGAGACTACTTGGATCGAAAAATAAAAGCACAATTTAAAGCTGCTGACCGTCTAAATGCAAAATATGTAGCAATTTTAGGGGAAGATGAGCTTAAGGAGAATAAAATCAACCTGAAATCCATGGAAACAGGAGAGCAATCTGAGATTGCACTTGATTCTTTTATAGAAAAATTTTCAGAGTTAAATAAATAA
- a CDS encoding tRNA threonylcarbamoyladenosine dehydratase, with product MLHQFSRNELAIGKEGLDIMTNSTVAVLGIGGVGTFAAEALARSGVGRLVLVDKDDVDITNVNRQIIALLSTVGQPKVDLMKERIKDINPECEVIALKMFYTEETYEQFFEHGLDFVVDASDTISYKIHLMKECLKRNIPIISSMGAANKMDPTRFQIADISKTHTDPIAKIIRTRLRKEGIRKGISVVFSDESPIVIREEVRKEVGKDDAEIRKAKMPPSSNAFVPSVAGLVMASYVVRQLLKDVPINRVND from the coding sequence ATGTTGCATCAATTTTCTAGGAATGAGCTAGCCATTGGCAAGGAAGGGCTAGATATTATGACAAACAGCACTGTTGCTGTTCTTGGAATTGGCGGTGTCGGGACTTTCGCTGCAGAAGCATTAGCACGGTCAGGTGTTGGTCGTTTAGTGTTAGTCGATAAAGATGATGTAGATATAACAAATGTAAATCGGCAAATCATCGCTTTGCTTTCTACTGTAGGTCAGCCAAAGGTTGATTTAATGAAGGAGCGGATTAAAGATATTAATCCAGAATGTGAAGTAATTGCATTGAAAATGTTTTACACAGAGGAAACGTATGAGCAGTTTTTTGAGCATGGACTTGATTTTGTGGTTGATGCATCTGATACGATTTCTTATAAGATTCATTTGATGAAGGAATGTTTGAAAAGAAATATCCCCATCATTTCAAGTATGGGGGCAGCCAATAAAATGGATCCTACTCGTTTCCAAATTGCTGATATTTCTAAAACTCATACAGATCCAATTGCCAAGATTATTCGAACTCGCCTAAGAAAAGAGGGAATTCGCAAAGGGATTTCTGTTGTTTTCTCAGATGAAAGTCCGATTGTCATTCGTGAAGAGGTTAGGAAGGAAGTAGGGAAAGACGACGCAGAAATACGAAAAGCAAAAATGCCGCCTTCCTCTAATGCCTTCGTTCCCTCTGTAGCAGGTCTAGTTATGGCCAGCTATGTTGTCAGACAACTGCTAAAGGATGTACCAATAAATCGGGTAAATGATTAA
- a CDS encoding GntR family transcriptional regulator, translated as MGEEFQASKPIYMQIVDKINQQIIRGDLLPGNKLPSVREMAIQTGVNPNTIQRTYSELERMEIVETRRGQGTFVTENDNLIKELKVRLQMEIIEAFFNNMKELGFSDEEMLSGLEFYIKGKREKGND; from the coding sequence ATGGGAGAAGAATTCCAAGCATCGAAGCCAATATATATGCAAATCGTTGATAAAATTAATCAGCAAATTATTAGAGGAGATTTATTACCTGGAAATAAACTCCCTTCTGTTCGTGAGATGGCGATACAAACGGGTGTCAATCCAAATACGATTCAACGAACATATAGTGAATTGGAGAGGATGGAAATCGTGGAAACAAGGCGTGGGCAGGGGACATTTGTAACAGAAAATGACAATCTAATTAAGGAATTAAAAGTTCGTTTGCAAATGGAAATCATTGAAGCATTTTTCAATAATATGAAGGAACTTGGTTTTTCTGATGAAGAAATGCTCTCCGGCTTAGAATTTTATATTAAAGGAAAGCGGGAGAAAGGAAATGATTGA
- the aspS gene encoding aspartate--tRNA ligase translates to MFGRSYYCGELTETSIGEKVVLKGWVQKRRDLGGLIFIDLRDRTGIVQVVFNPEVSKEALAVAEKVRNEFVLDIEGEVIARQEGTINDNIKTGRVEIQAGKITILNEAKTPPFMIDNKTDVSEDIRLKYRYLDLRRPVIFETFKMRHQVTKAMREFLDGEGFLDVETPILTKSTPEGARDYLVPSRVHPGEFYALPQSPQIFKQLLMVGGFERYYQIARCFRDEDLRADRQPEFTQVDIEMSFMSQDEIIGLMENMMKKIMKEVKELDIQTPFQRMTYQDAMDRFGSDKPDTRFEMELTDLSEIVKDSSFKVFAGAVSSGGQVKAINVKNGADKYSRKDIDALTEFVAVYGAKGLAWLKAEEDGLKGPISKFVTEEEQKAITASLSVEPGDLLLFVADKKNVVADALGALRSKLGKDLELIDQSKFNFLWITDWPLLEYDEEAGRYFAAHHPFTMPFREDLEILDTDPSQVRAQAYDLVLNGYELGGGSLRIFERTVQEKMFKVLGFSEEEANEQFGFLMEAFEYGTPPHGGIALGLDRLVMLLAGRSNLRDTIAFPKTASASCLLTDAPGEVSEAQLDDLHLALKLKKAKSGQ, encoded by the coding sequence ATGTTTGGGAGATCTTACTACTGCGGGGAATTAACAGAAACGTCAATTGGCGAAAAAGTTGTATTAAAAGGCTGGGTACAAAAGCGCCGTGATTTAGGCGGATTAATATTTATTGATCTAAGGGACCGAACTGGAATTGTTCAAGTTGTCTTCAACCCTGAGGTTTCAAAAGAAGCGCTTGCTGTAGCGGAAAAAGTAAGAAATGAATTTGTTCTTGATATTGAAGGAGAAGTAATCGCTCGTCAGGAAGGTACCATTAATGACAATATAAAAACAGGAAGAGTGGAGATCCAAGCTGGAAAGATTACGATCTTAAATGAAGCGAAAACACCTCCATTCATGATTGATAATAAGACAGATGTTTCAGAGGATATACGTTTAAAATATCGTTATTTAGATTTAAGAAGACCTGTGATATTTGAAACATTTAAAATGCGTCATCAAGTGACAAAAGCGATGAGAGAATTCCTAGACGGAGAAGGTTTTCTTGATGTGGAAACACCGATTTTGACAAAGAGCACGCCTGAAGGAGCTCGTGATTATTTAGTTCCAAGCCGTGTTCATCCCGGTGAATTCTATGCTTTGCCACAATCACCGCAAATTTTTAAGCAGCTGTTAATGGTTGGTGGATTTGAACGATATTATCAAATTGCCCGCTGCTTCCGAGATGAGGATTTACGTGCTGACCGTCAACCTGAATTTACACAGGTCGATATCGAAATGAGTTTTATGAGCCAAGATGAAATCATTGGCCTTATGGAAAACATGATGAAAAAAATTATGAAAGAAGTAAAAGAACTTGATATTCAAACACCATTCCAAAGAATGACGTATCAAGATGCAATGGATCGTTTTGGTTCTGATAAGCCTGATACACGATTTGAAATGGAATTAACAGATTTATCAGAGATCGTAAAGGATTCTAGCTTCAAAGTATTTGCAGGAGCTGTTTCATCAGGAGGCCAAGTAAAGGCAATCAATGTTAAGAATGGAGCAGACAAATATTCTAGAAAGGATATTGATGCTTTAACAGAATTTGTGGCCGTATATGGTGCTAAAGGACTTGCTTGGTTAAAAGCAGAAGAAGATGGATTAAAAGGACCAATTTCTAAATTTGTAACGGAAGAAGAGCAAAAAGCAATTACTGCTTCCTTATCAGTTGAACCTGGAGATTTGTTATTATTCGTGGCCGATAAGAAAAATGTTGTAGCGGATGCACTAGGTGCTTTACGCTCCAAGCTAGGTAAAGACCTTGAACTTATTGATCAAAGCAAGTTTAACTTCTTATGGATCACTGACTGGCCATTGCTTGAATATGATGAAGAGGCAGGCAGATATTTCGCGGCACATCATCCTTTCACAATGCCATTTAGAGAAGATCTGGAAATTCTTGATACAGATCCATCTCAAGTTAGGGCACAAGCCTATGACCTAGTTCTTAATGGATATGAGCTTGGCGGAGGCTCACTTCGTATTTTTGAAAGAACTGTACAGGAAAAAATGTTTAAGGTCCTTGGTTTCTCTGAAGAGGAAGCAAATGAGCAATTCGGTTTCTTAATGGAAGCATTTGAATATGGGACTCCTCCACATGGAGGAATTGCTCTAGGTCTTGACAGATTAGTCATGCTTTTAGCTGGCAGATCAAATCTGCGTGACACGATTGCATTCCCGAAAACAGCAAGTGCAAGCTGCTTGTTAACAGATGCTCCTGGTGAAGTAAGTGAAGCACAATTAGATGATTTGCATTTAGCATTAAAATTAAAAAAAGCTAAATCAGGACAATAA
- a CDS encoding ABC transporter ATP-binding protein, giving the protein MIEFQNVTKKYGREYGLNDVTYSLEKGKIYGLLGPNGSGKSTTLKLIAGLVHPTSGQVLVNGKLANRKIANEVAYLTELDMFYQPFKVKDMIDFYATQFQDFRIDRANELLQFMKLDKEKNIKQLSKGNRGRLKLVLALAREASVLLLDEPFSGLDPMVRDSIVKGLLSYIDFDNQIVIIATHEIDEIEPLLDEVLAIQDGKIIGRHNVEELREMEGLSIIEWMKRTFKE; this is encoded by the coding sequence ATGATTGAGTTTCAAAATGTAACAAAAAAATATGGACGTGAATATGGCCTTAACGATGTAACCTATTCATTGGAGAAAGGGAAAATTTATGGGCTGCTTGGACCAAATGGAAGCGGAAAATCAACAACCTTGAAATTGATTGCTGGTCTCGTCCATCCAACTAGTGGCCAAGTACTAGTAAATGGAAAACTAGCAAATCGAAAAATAGCAAATGAAGTAGCCTATTTGACTGAGCTAGATATGTTTTATCAGCCTTTTAAAGTAAAAGATATGATTGATTTCTATGCTACACAGTTTCAGGATTTTCGGATTGATCGAGCAAATGAATTACTTCAATTCATGAAATTAGACAAAGAAAAAAATATTAAACAGCTATCAAAAGGAAACAGAGGACGATTGAAACTAGTACTTGCATTGGCAAGGGAAGCATCTGTGCTGCTTTTGGATGAACCTTTTTCAGGCCTTGACCCAATGGTTAGGGATTCGATAGTAAAAGGATTGCTTTCATATATAGATTTTGACAACCAAATCGTTATTATTGCTACACATGAAATTGATGAAATAGAGCCACTGCTGGATGAGGTACTAGCTATTCAAGATGGAAAGATAATTGGACGCCATAATGTCGAGGAATTACGGGAGATGGAAGGTCTATCGATTATCGAGTGGATGAAAAGAACCTTCAAAGAATGA